A single genomic interval of Nonomuraea rubra harbors:
- a CDS encoding MarR family winged helix-turn-helix transcriptional regulator — translation MTSRGLVTRIKCKEDARGVRIALTDKGRATIGAAVPGHVAQVRKLFLDAVPPKHLDIIANISEAVLEGLEDDDTVS, via the coding sequence ATGACCTCACGCGGCCTCGTCACCCGCATCAAGTGCAAGGAAGATGCGCGCGGAGTACGGATCGCCCTGACCGACAAGGGGCGTGCGACGATCGGAGCCGCGGTGCCCGGTCACGTCGCCCAAGTACGCAAGCTCTTCCTCGACGCCGTCCCGCCGAAGCATCTGGACATCATCGCGAACATCTCGGAAGCCGTCCTCGAAGGGCTGGAAGACGACGACACCGTCTCCTAG
- a CDS encoding alpha/beta hydrolase produces the protein MPVLPELIPMLARIEENRARMADASVPVAQQRAMIHRGMDQRAATVSLPAPAVTQQDHLVQVEGGEITVRSYTPAGMGPLPCHVYIHGGGWWLGELAHRDAVCGRLAADAGCVVFSVAHRLAPEHRFPVPPLDCYAALLWVAEHAARLGADASRLSIGGDSSGANLAAAVALMARDRSGPQLIAQVLEIPALDLTMSRVTNAAEALVLTPDELAANIDRYCGPEDRRHPYASPLLAGDLAGLPPALIMVAEYDILRDEGEAYGQALRREEVPAEVICWPGHVHGSHEMTAVLASAREWQACVATFLRGMSSNS, from the coding sequence GTGCCCGTACTTCCTGAGCTCATCCCCATGCTCGCCCGCATCGAGGAGAACCGCGCGCGGATGGCGGACGCGTCGGTGCCGGTCGCCCAGCAGCGAGCCATGATCCACCGAGGGATGGATCAACGCGCCGCCACCGTGTCCCTGCCCGCGCCCGCAGTGACGCAACAGGATCACCTGGTCCAGGTGGAGGGTGGCGAGATCACGGTTCGCAGCTACACGCCTGCTGGGATGGGGCCGCTGCCCTGTCACGTCTACATCCACGGGGGCGGCTGGTGGCTGGGTGAGCTCGCCCATCGCGACGCCGTCTGTGGCCGGCTCGCGGCCGACGCCGGCTGCGTGGTGTTCTCCGTCGCTCACCGGCTGGCCCCCGAGCACCGCTTTCCCGTGCCGCCTCTCGACTGCTACGCGGCCCTGCTGTGGGTGGCCGAGCACGCCGCCCGGCTCGGGGCCGACGCGTCACGGCTGTCGATCGGAGGCGACTCCTCGGGCGCCAACCTGGCCGCCGCCGTCGCGCTCATGGCCCGCGACCGGAGCGGGCCGCAGCTCATCGCCCAGGTCCTGGAGATCCCGGCGCTCGACCTGACGATGAGCCGGGTGACCAACGCAGCTGAGGCGCTGGTGCTGACGCCGGACGAACTGGCCGCCAACATCGACAGGTACTGCGGCCCTGAGGACCGCCGCCATCCGTACGCCTCACCACTCCTCGCCGGCGACCTGGCAGGCCTGCCACCAGCGTTGATCATGGTGGCCGAGTACGACATTCTCCGCGACGAAGGCGAAGCCTACGGCCAGGCACTGAGACGGGAGGAAGTCCCGGCCGAAGTGATCTGCTGGCCGGGACACGTCCATGGATCGCACGAGATGACCGCGGTGCTGGCCTCGGCCCGCGAGTGGCAGGCATGCGTCGCCACCTTCTTGAGAGGCATGTCTTCGAACTCCTGA